In Isoptericola jiangsuensis, the following proteins share a genomic window:
- a CDS encoding ABC transporter permease, with protein MTAVAAPQVDLARGSTLTGTGMLVRFVLRRDRVRLAVWTASVVAFYAYFTFALDTLFADPVAQQGRAALMETPAGIVMGGPGYGIDHYTTGVAMANEGITWVVLALAILSILHVVRHTRAEEESGASELVRAAVVGRHAPAVAAMTTLVLVQAVIAVLSAGAMIAIGDLPAVDAFAMTVGSGLSALVFGAVALVTCQVTGHARGASGLALAVFAAAFVARAAGDMRETGGSALSWASPIAWAQQMRAFVDLRWWPALLSVVAVAVLLVVASTLASRRDFGAGLVATRVGRADARASLRGPFAMAWLQQRWALLWSCVGLGLMWFASGTMLPGIGDMIGDMVTDNPVLAEVFGGDPDQLGIGFLAVMVLYAAVCCAAYAVVMGQRPRAEETSGRSEVIFSHPVSRTRWLGAQVAVAGLGTVVLLAVSVYAMWLGAVAVGWQDQSFGDYTVVVWTHLPALAVFLGFVVALYGWAPRLVGLGWALVAYTFVVGMFGGVFDLPDWAYRVSPFDWVPSAFSGEFSAGDVAVLWAAAAVLLVLGFVGFRRRDLLTS; from the coding sequence ATGACCGCCGTCGCCGCACCCCAGGTCGACCTCGCCCGGGGGAGCACCCTCACCGGCACCGGCATGCTCGTGCGGTTCGTGCTGCGGCGCGACCGCGTGCGCCTGGCCGTGTGGACGGCGTCGGTCGTCGCCTTCTACGCCTACTTCACGTTCGCGCTGGACACCCTGTTCGCCGACCCCGTCGCCCAGCAGGGGCGCGCCGCCCTCATGGAGACGCCCGCGGGAATCGTCATGGGCGGGCCCGGCTACGGGATCGACCACTACACGACCGGCGTGGCCATGGCGAACGAGGGCATCACCTGGGTGGTGCTGGCCCTCGCGATCCTGTCGATCCTGCACGTCGTGCGGCACACCCGCGCCGAGGAGGAGTCGGGGGCGTCCGAGCTCGTGCGGGCCGCCGTCGTGGGCCGCCACGCCCCGGCCGTCGCCGCGATGACCACCCTCGTCCTCGTGCAGGCCGTCATCGCCGTCCTGTCCGCCGGGGCGATGATCGCCATCGGCGACCTGCCTGCCGTCGACGCGTTCGCCATGACCGTCGGCTCCGGGCTCAGCGCGCTCGTGTTCGGCGCCGTCGCGCTCGTCACCTGCCAGGTCACGGGGCACGCGCGCGGCGCGAGCGGCCTCGCACTCGCCGTGTTCGCGGCGGCGTTCGTCGCGCGCGCCGCCGGGGACATGCGCGAGACCGGCGGCTCCGCCCTGTCCTGGGCCTCGCCCATCGCCTGGGCCCAGCAGATGCGCGCCTTCGTCGACCTGCGGTGGTGGCCGGCCCTGCTGTCCGTCGTGGCCGTCGCGGTGCTGCTCGTCGTCGCCTCGACCCTCGCGTCCCGGCGCGACTTCGGCGCCGGGCTGGTCGCCACCCGGGTCGGCCGCGCCGACGCGCGCGCGTCCCTGCGCGGCCCGTTCGCGATGGCGTGGCTCCAGCAGCGCTGGGCCCTGCTGTGGAGCTGCGTCGGGCTCGGGCTCATGTGGTTCGCCTCCGGGACGATGCTGCCCGGCATCGGCGACATGATCGGCGACATGGTCACCGACAACCCCGTGCTCGCCGAGGTGTTCGGCGGCGACCCCGACCAGCTCGGCATCGGGTTCCTCGCCGTCATGGTGCTCTACGCCGCCGTGTGCTGCGCCGCCTACGCCGTCGTCATGGGCCAGCGGCCCCGCGCCGAGGAGACCTCCGGTCGCAGCGAGGTGATCTTCTCCCACCCGGTGTCCCGGACCCGCTGGCTCGGCGCGCAGGTCGCCGTCGCCGGCCTCGGCACCGTCGTGCTGCTCGCCGTCAGCGTGTACGCCATGTGGCTCGGCGCCGTCGCCGTCGGCTGGCAGGACCAGTCGTTCGGCGACTACACCGTCGTGGTGTGGACCCACCTGCCGGCGCTCGCGGTGTTCCTCGGGTTCGTCGTCGCGCTGTACGGGTGGGCGCCACGGCTCGTCGGCCTCGGCTGGGCGCTCGTGGCGTACACGTTCGTCGTCGGCATGTTCGGCGGCGTGTTCGACCTGCCGGACTGGGCGTACCGGGTGTCCCCGTTCGACTGGGTGCCGTCGGCGTTCTCCGGCGAGTTCTCCGCCGGGGACGTCGCCGTCCTGTGGGCGGCGGCCGCGGTGCTGCTGGTGCTCGGGTTCGTCGGCTTCCGCCGCCGGGACCTGCTCACCTCGTGA
- a CDS encoding amino acid permease, with amino-acid sequence MTTSPDHDAAPATAGSDAAPLTHGLQTRHLTMMGLGSAIGAGLFLGSGVGIATAGPAVLVSYAIAGVLVVLVMRMLAEMAAALPASGSFSVYAETALGRWAGFLLGWLYWFMLIMVLGVEITGVAAIVNGWWPGVPQWAAAAVVVAVFGAVNLIGVKHFGEAEFWFALIKVAAIVGFLVVGVLIVVGVVPVSGSVLGHWADHGGFAPAGWAGIAAGLLTVVFAFGGIEIVTIAAAEARDPATAVVRATRTILWRILAFYIGSVAIMVALIPWDDADALASPFVTVLEMAGFDGAARLMEVVVVIALLSAFNANIYGTSRMLFSLAGRSDAPRAAAHVSRRGVPAVAVWVSVAFGVVAVGLNWLLPETLLAILLNAVGAVLLVVWVLVAVSQLRLRPRLEAAARESGKDLPLRAWGYPWLTWAVLVALGGLVVLMLSDDAARAQLVATGGVVVVILGAYAVVQAVRRRRGVTVEVDVAP; translated from the coding sequence GTGACGACCTCACCCGACCACGACGCCGCCCCGGCCACCGCCGGCTCCGACGCCGCACCGCTGACCCACGGCCTGCAGACCCGCCACCTGACGATGATGGGGCTCGGCTCCGCCATCGGTGCCGGCCTGTTCCTTGGCTCCGGCGTCGGCATCGCCACCGCCGGCCCCGCCGTCCTCGTCAGCTACGCCATCGCCGGCGTGCTCGTCGTCCTGGTCATGCGGATGCTCGCCGAGATGGCCGCCGCGCTGCCCGCCTCCGGCTCGTTCTCCGTCTACGCCGAGACCGCGCTCGGCCGCTGGGCCGGGTTCCTGCTGGGCTGGCTGTACTGGTTCATGCTCATCATGGTGCTCGGTGTCGAGATCACCGGCGTCGCCGCCATCGTCAACGGCTGGTGGCCCGGCGTCCCCCAGTGGGCGGCCGCCGCCGTCGTCGTCGCCGTGTTCGGCGCGGTCAACCTCATCGGCGTCAAGCACTTCGGCGAGGCCGAGTTCTGGTTCGCGCTCATCAAGGTCGCCGCCATCGTCGGGTTCCTCGTCGTCGGGGTCCTGATCGTCGTCGGCGTCGTCCCCGTCAGCGGCTCGGTGCTCGGCCACTGGGCCGACCACGGCGGGTTCGCACCCGCCGGGTGGGCCGGCATCGCCGCCGGGCTCCTCACCGTCGTCTTCGCGTTCGGCGGCATCGAGATCGTCACCATCGCCGCCGCCGAGGCCCGCGACCCCGCGACCGCCGTCGTCCGCGCCACCCGCACCATCCTGTGGCGCATCCTCGCCTTCTACATCGGGTCCGTCGCCATCATGGTCGCCCTCATCCCCTGGGACGACGCCGACGCCCTCGCCTCCCCGTTCGTCACCGTCCTCGAGATGGCCGGGTTCGACGGCGCCGCCCGCCTCATGGAGGTCGTCGTCGTCATCGCGCTCCTCAGCGCCTTCAACGCGAACATCTACGGCACCTCCCGCATGCTGTTCTCGCTCGCCGGCCGCAGCGACGCCCCCCGCGCCGCCGCGCACGTCTCCCGGCGCGGCGTCCCCGCGGTCGCCGTGTGGGTGTCCGTGGCGTTCGGCGTCGTCGCCGTCGGCCTCAACTGGCTGCTCCCCGAGACGCTGCTCGCCATCCTGCTCAACGCCGTCGGTGCCGTCCTGCTGGTCGTGTGGGTGCTGGTCGCGGTCTCCCAGCTGCGCCTGCGCCCGCGCCTCGAGGCGGCCGCCCGCGAGTCCGGCAAGGACCTGCCGTTGCGCGCCTGGGGCTACCCGTGGCTCACGTGGGCCGTGCTCGTCGCGCTCGGCGGTCTCGTCGTCCTCATGCTGTCCGACGACGCCGCCCGCGCCCAGCTCGTCGCCACCGGCGGTGTCGTGGTCGTCATCCTCGGCGCCTACGCCGTCGTGCAGGCCGTGCGGCGCCGTCGCGGCGTGACCGTCGAGGTCGACGTGGCACCATGA
- a CDS encoding MOSC domain-containing protein, with protein sequence MGEVLAVCRVHQLLPDAGTVGVTAIDKRPVDGPVKAGTLGLYADVQADRANHGGADQAVYAYAAEDAAFFEPELDREVTPGLFGENLRTRGLDVSGALFGERWRIGSAVLEVTQPRTPCATFARRLGSPPRWVRRFTEANRTGAYLRVVETGELAAGHPVEVVHRPSHGVTVAGWFGAWNGGAPAFAEAARLSAALRSAADDGELRLSDDMDSRTLKALAR encoded by the coding sequence ATGGGTGAGGTCCTCGCTGTCTGCCGTGTCCACCAGCTGCTGCCCGACGCCGGGACGGTGGGCGTGACCGCCATCGACAAGCGCCCCGTCGACGGGCCTGTCAAGGCCGGGACGCTCGGCCTCTACGCCGACGTCCAGGCCGACCGCGCCAACCACGGCGGCGCCGACCAGGCCGTCTACGCGTACGCCGCCGAGGACGCCGCGTTCTTCGAGCCCGAGCTCGACCGGGAGGTCACCCCCGGGCTGTTCGGCGAGAACCTGCGCACCCGCGGGCTCGACGTCTCCGGCGCGCTGTTCGGCGAGCGCTGGCGCATCGGGTCGGCCGTCCTCGAGGTCACCCAGCCCCGCACCCCGTGCGCCACGTTCGCCCGTCGACTCGGCTCCCCGCCCCGCTGGGTGCGCCGGTTCACCGAGGCCAACCGGACGGGTGCCTACCTGCGCGTCGTCGAGACCGGCGAGCTCGCCGCCGGCCACCCCGTGGAGGTCGTGCACCGGCCGTCCCACGGCGTCACCGTCGCCGGCTGGTTCGGCGCCTGGAACGGGGGCGCCCCCGCGTTCGCCGAAGCCGCCCGGCTCTCCGCCGCCCTGCGCTCCGCCGCCGACGACGGCGAGCTCCGGCTCAGCGACGACATGGACTCCCGCACCCTCAAGGCGCTCGCCCGCTGA
- the idi gene encoding isopentenyl-diphosphate Delta-isomerase, whose product MSTHTPVTEDHVVTCDDAGHRTGTIPRAEVHTTDTPLHLAFSCYLLDDAGNLLVTRRALVKRTWPGVWTNSFCGHLRWTETAEDSLQRHVVHELGAQVTDVQVALPDFRYRAVDASGVVENEICPVYVARVVGDVAPNPDEVAEHVWTPAPSFRTAVEATPWAFSPWMVEQVDALAAIPPADRTPGAVVLAAALGLR is encoded by the coding sequence ATGAGCACCCACACCCCCGTGACCGAGGACCACGTCGTCACCTGCGACGACGCCGGGCACCGCACCGGAACGATCCCCCGCGCCGAGGTGCACACCACCGACACCCCGCTCCACCTCGCGTTCTCCTGCTACCTGCTCGACGACGCCGGGAACCTGCTCGTCACCCGCCGCGCGCTGGTCAAGCGCACCTGGCCCGGGGTGTGGACCAACTCGTTCTGCGGTCACCTGCGCTGGACCGAGACGGCCGAGGACTCCCTGCAGCGGCACGTCGTCCACGAGCTCGGCGCGCAGGTCACCGACGTCCAGGTCGCCCTGCCCGACTTCCGGTACCGCGCGGTCGACGCGTCCGGCGTCGTCGAGAACGAGATCTGCCCCGTGTACGTCGCGCGCGTCGTCGGCGACGTCGCCCCCAACCCGGACGAGGTCGCCGAGCACGTCTGGACCCCCGCGCCGTCGTTCCGCACCGCCGTCGAGGCCACCCCGTGGGCGTTCAGCCCGTGGATGGTGGAGCAGGTCGACGCGCTCGCCGCGATCCCCCCGGCCGACCGCACGCCGGGCGCCGTCGTCCTCGCCGCCGCCCTCGGTCTGCGCTGA
- a CDS encoding PH domain-containing protein, whose translation MTRMALSERNLTDGEQVVMELREHPKALAWPVVLLIAVLVAAVAAGVLVPEGPGRWVAWGVLAVVAVVWVLVPWLRWRSTSFTVTNQRIAMRSGITTRIGRDIPLYRINDISMEKDLVDRLFGCGTLVVSDATEKAGMSLPDVPDVEDVHRRLQELLFRADDGSDDGEWPPTEPRRRR comes from the coding sequence ATGACGCGCATGGCGTTGAGCGAACGGAACCTCACCGACGGCGAGCAGGTCGTCATGGAGCTGCGGGAGCACCCGAAGGCCCTCGCGTGGCCGGTGGTGCTCCTGATCGCGGTGCTCGTCGCCGCGGTCGCCGCGGGAGTCCTCGTCCCCGAGGGTCCCGGCCGGTGGGTCGCCTGGGGCGTGCTCGCCGTCGTCGCCGTCGTGTGGGTGCTCGTCCCGTGGCTGCGCTGGCGCTCGACGTCCTTCACGGTGACGAACCAGCGCATCGCGATGCGCTCCGGCATCACGACGCGCATCGGCCGCGACATCCCGCTCTACCGCATCAACGACATCTCGATGGAGAAGGACCTCGTCGACCGCCTCTTCGGCTGCGGCACGCTCGTCGTGTCCGACGCCACCGAGAAGGCCGGCATGAGCCTGCCGGACGTCCCCGACGTCGAGGACGTGCACCGCCGGCTCCAGGAGCTCCTGTTCCGCGCCGACGACGGCTCCGACGACGGCGAGTGGCCCCCGACCGAGCCCCGTCGTCGGCGCTGA
- a CDS encoding histidine phosphatase family protein produces MSVLDDGGPHLVLLRHGDTAWALAGRHTGRTDVPLTPDGEEQARAAGRRLAGLSPAVVLVSPLARARRTAELAGFGSATVDDDLAEWDYGPVEGRTSAEVAEATGHPYEIFRDGVRVLPPAPGGTPGETLADVRARAESVLGRVRPVLADGGTVLVVAHGHLLRVLATAWLAVDPTFGAHLELGCAAISVLGTSHDLPTVELWNLAEHRTAAR; encoded by the coding sequence ATGAGCGTGCTCGACGACGGCGGCCCGCACCTGGTGCTGCTCCGCCACGGAGACACCGCGTGGGCGCTGGCCGGCCGGCACACCGGACGCACCGACGTGCCTCTCACGCCCGACGGCGAGGAGCAGGCGCGCGCCGCCGGGCGCCGGCTGGCCGGGCTCTCCCCCGCGGTCGTCCTGGTGTCCCCCCTGGCCCGGGCCCGACGCACGGCCGAGCTCGCCGGGTTCGGCTCCGCGACGGTGGACGACGACCTCGCCGAGTGGGACTACGGCCCCGTCGAGGGTCGCACCTCGGCCGAGGTCGCCGAGGCGACGGGCCACCCCTACGAGATCTTCCGCGACGGCGTCCGCGTCCTGCCGCCCGCCCCCGGCGGCACGCCCGGCGAGACGCTCGCCGACGTCCGCGCCCGCGCCGAGTCCGTCCTCGGACGCGTCCGCCCCGTGCTCGCGGACGGCGGCACCGTGCTCGTCGTCGCGCACGGCCACCTGCTGCGGGTCCTCGCGACGGCATGGCTCGCCGTCGACCCGACGTTCGGCGCCCACCTCGAGCTGGGCTGCGCCGCGATCAGCGTGCTCGGCACGTCCCACGACCTGCCCACCGTGGAGCTGTGGAACCTCGCCGAGCACCGGACCGCCGCGAGGTAG
- a CDS encoding NfeD family protein, whose protein sequence is MLVFAIIGAAGLVLLLVSLVVGDLVDLGDGALSGTSLGVGAVVFGAVGTIVTVNGLPGWVAYVASAVVGLLAVLVAQLMIRRLAATEDGVAVDLVGIQGTATTAITQSSGEVSLDAASELERRLAWSLEPIAAGTRVVVVEHQPNSVRVAPYRPEA, encoded by the coding sequence GTGCTCGTCTTCGCCATCATCGGTGCCGCCGGCCTCGTCCTGCTGCTGGTCTCCCTGGTCGTGGGCGACCTCGTCGACCTCGGGGACGGCGCGCTGTCCGGCACCTCGCTCGGCGTCGGCGCCGTCGTCTTCGGCGCGGTGGGCACCATCGTCACGGTCAACGGGCTCCCCGGCTGGGTCGCGTACGTCGCGTCCGCCGTCGTCGGGCTGCTCGCCGTGCTCGTCGCGCAGCTCATGATCCGGCGGCTCGCCGCCACCGAGGACGGCGTCGCCGTCGACCTCGTCGGCATCCAGGGCACCGCGACCACCGCCATCACGCAGTCCTCCGGCGAGGTCTCCCTCGACGCCGCCAGCGAGCTGGAGCGCCGGCTCGCCTGGTCGCTCGAGCCGATCGCCGCCGGGACCCGCGTCGTCGTCGTCGAGCACCAGCCGAACAGCGTGCGCGTCGCCCCGTACCGCCCCGAAGCCTGA
- a CDS encoding flotillin family protein: protein MTDSSFVTTIAVAAVVVAFLAIGIFVAQRIRRVPPNQALVIVGRGAGRKDVQGQKVVIGGRTFVWPILQQGFAISLEQRQIGITVEGVDSKRIKIAIKASINFKVRGDDEGVRRAAQRFLSQQELLTEIIAESLEGSLRSIVGDMTIEEIISDRKGLSDRVVESTKMDLAEQGLQVDILNISDISTPGSDYLANLGRAESARARQVAEVSEAEANRASEFAVIEAAEQIAERQKALDLRKASIKAETDRAQAEAEAAGQLARAEQDRLVAQQEREALSEKARVEQERLDIEVRKPAEAKAYAEVQDANARRDSSNAATEAEAFKRTTIAEANKRAAIQDAEASAEAVRRAGEAERDRQVALAAGIRAEGEARAAATEAEGRAEASATDAKAEALKKYGEAALVQELIERLPEIVRAAAEPIASIQGMTVISTDGASAVTKNVAGVLGEGQAVIKELTGVDINQLIAGLAAKEVPVASNGSSSN from the coding sequence ATGACCGACTCATCCTTCGTGACCACCATCGCGGTGGCCGCCGTCGTCGTCGCCTTCCTGGCGATCGGCATCTTCGTCGCGCAGCGCATCCGCCGCGTCCCGCCGAACCAGGCGCTCGTCATCGTCGGCCGTGGCGCCGGCCGCAAGGACGTCCAGGGGCAGAAGGTCGTCATCGGCGGCCGCACGTTCGTCTGGCCGATCCTCCAGCAGGGCTTCGCCATCTCCCTCGAGCAGCGCCAGATCGGCATCACCGTCGAGGGCGTCGACTCCAAGCGCATCAAGATCGCCATCAAGGCGTCCATCAACTTCAAGGTCCGGGGCGACGACGAGGGCGTGCGGCGCGCCGCCCAGCGGTTCCTCTCCCAGCAGGAGCTCCTCACCGAGATCATCGCCGAGTCCCTCGAGGGCTCGCTGCGCTCCATCGTCGGCGACATGACGATCGAGGAGATCATCTCCGACCGCAAGGGGCTGTCCGACCGCGTCGTCGAGTCCACCAAGATGGACCTCGCCGAGCAGGGTCTCCAGGTCGACATCCTCAACATCTCCGACATCTCCACCCCGGGCTCCGACTACCTCGCGAACCTCGGCCGCGCCGAGTCGGCCCGCGCCCGCCAGGTCGCCGAGGTCTCCGAGGCCGAGGCCAACCGCGCCTCCGAGTTCGCCGTCATCGAGGCCGCCGAGCAGATCGCCGAGCGGCAGAAGGCCCTCGACCTGCGCAAGGCCTCCATCAAGGCCGAGACCGACCGTGCCCAGGCCGAGGCCGAGGCCGCCGGTCAGCTCGCCCGCGCCGAGCAGGACCGTCTCGTCGCGCAGCAGGAGCGCGAGGCGCTGTCCGAGAAGGCCCGCGTCGAGCAGGAGCGCCTCGACATCGAGGTCCGCAAGCCCGCCGAGGCCAAGGCGTACGCCGAGGTCCAGGACGCCAACGCGCGCCGCGACTCCAGCAACGCCGCGACCGAGGCCGAGGCCTTCAAGCGCACCACCATCGCCGAGGCGAACAAGCGCGCCGCCATCCAGGACGCCGAGGCGTCCGCCGAGGCCGTGCGACGCGCCGGTGAGGCCGAGCGTGACCGCCAGGTCGCCCTGGCCGCCGGTATCCGTGCCGAGGGTGAGGCCCGCGCGGCCGCCACCGAGGCCGAGGGTCGCGCCGAGGCGTCCGCCACCGACGCCAAGGCCGAGGCGCTCAAGAAGTACGGCGAGGCCGCCCTCGTGCAGGAGCTCATCGAGCGCCTGCCCGAGATCGTCCGCGCCGCCGCGGAGCCCATCGCCTCCATCCAGGGCATGACCGTCATCTCGACCGACGGCGCCTCCGCCGTGACGAAGAACGTCGCCGGGGTCCTCGGCGAGGGTCAGGCCGTCATCAAGGAGCTCACCGGCGTCGACATCAACCAGCTCATCGCGGGGCTGGCGGCCAAGGAGGTCCCGGTGGCCTCGAACGGGTCGTCGTCCAACTGA
- a CDS encoding RNase H family protein, which yields MIIVSTDGTGPRDGGAIGWAWVAHGSGRFDSGGAADGTAQVAELVALRQAVEAHPGDEPLFVESSSQYAIRCASEWLYAWKAQGWRTASGGDVPHLDLVQAIDDVVTGRGGPVRFRWARGHVDSPFTQRARELARLAAEDWAAGRGDLDGALLADPADSAATPAERQPEPVGARSGRDDHRGPVTSGPDWELGTLFD from the coding sequence GTGATCATTGTCAGCACCGACGGCACCGGCCCGCGCGACGGCGGCGCGATCGGCTGGGCCTGGGTCGCCCACGGCTCGGGCCGGTTCGACTCCGGCGGTGCCGCCGACGGCACCGCCCAGGTCGCCGAGCTCGTCGCCCTGCGCCAGGCCGTCGAGGCGCACCCCGGCGACGAGCCGCTCTTCGTCGAGTCGTCGTCGCAGTACGCCATCCGGTGCGCGTCGGAGTGGCTCTACGCCTGGAAGGCGCAGGGCTGGCGCACCGCGTCCGGCGGCGACGTCCCCCACCTCGACCTCGTGCAGGCCATCGACGACGTCGTGACCGGCCGTGGCGGCCCGGTCCGGTTCCGCTGGGCACGCGGCCACGTCGACAGCCCGTTCACGCAGCGCGCGCGGGAGCTCGCACGCCTCGCCGCGGAGGACTGGGCCGCCGGGCGCGGTGACCTCGACGGCGCGCTGCTGGCCGACCCGGCGGACAGCGCCGCCACGCCGGCCGAGCGTCAGCCCGAGCCCGTCGGTGCCCGCTCCGGCCGCGACGACCACCGCGGCCCCGTGACGTCGGGCCCCGACTGGGAGCTCGGCACCCTCTTCGACTGA
- a CDS encoding VIT1/CCC1 transporter family protein encodes MSAMDAPARTSADIRRWRRYLAAERAEAAVYRDLASRRTGEEREIMLALAAAEKRHEQHWLDLLGHDVGMPLKGDVRTRFLAFLARRFGGVFVLALVQRAESRSVYDRDDHATATMAADEQIHEEVVRSLATRGRNRLSGTFRAAVFGANDGLVSNLALVLGVGASGVAAGTVLLTGVAGLLAGALSMGAGEYISVRSQRELLEASTPDPETAHALPNLDVDANELALVYRARGMAAPDAQERADLVLARLAATGVTEGIDPDAEAASGDDLESHGTAWGAAISSFCFFASGAIVPVLPYLLGMTGNVAVVVASVLVGLCLAATGAVTGLLSGTSPITRALRQLAIGFGAAGVTYALGLLFGTSVA; translated from the coding sequence ATGAGTGCCATGGACGCACCCGCACGCACCTCGGCCGACATCCGCCGCTGGCGCCGCTACCTCGCCGCGGAGCGTGCCGAGGCCGCGGTCTACCGCGACCTCGCCTCCCGCCGCACGGGGGAGGAGCGCGAGATCATGCTGGCCCTGGCCGCCGCGGAGAAGCGGCACGAGCAGCACTGGCTCGACCTGCTGGGCCACGACGTCGGCATGCCGCTCAAGGGCGACGTGCGCACCCGGTTCCTCGCGTTCCTCGCCCGGCGGTTCGGCGGGGTGTTCGTCCTCGCGCTGGTGCAGCGGGCGGAGTCGCGGTCGGTGTACGACCGGGACGACCACGCGACCGCCACCATGGCGGCCGACGAGCAGATCCACGAGGAGGTCGTGCGGTCCCTGGCGACGCGCGGCCGCAACCGGCTGTCGGGCACGTTCCGCGCCGCCGTGTTCGGGGCGAACGACGGGCTCGTGTCGAACCTGGCGCTCGTGCTGGGCGTCGGCGCGTCGGGCGTCGCCGCGGGCACCGTCCTGCTGACCGGCGTGGCGGGCCTCCTCGCGGGCGCCCTGTCCATGGGGGCCGGCGAGTACATCTCCGTGCGGTCCCAGCGCGAGCTGCTGGAGGCGTCCACCCCCGACCCGGAGACGGCGCACGCCCTGCCCAACCTCGACGTCGACGCGAACGAGCTCGCCCTCGTCTACCGGGCGCGCGGCATGGCGGCGCCCGACGCGCAGGAGCGCGCCGACCTCGTGCTCGCCCGGCTCGCCGCGACGGGCGTGACCGAGGGCATCGACCCCGACGCCGAGGCCGCGTCGGGCGACGACCTCGAGTCGCACGGCACGGCGTGGGGCGCCGCGATCTCCAGCTTCTGCTTCTTCGCGTCGGGGGCGATCGTGCCCGTGCTGCCGTACCTGCTGGGCATGACCGGCAACGTGGCGGTCGTCGTGGCGAGCGTGCTGGTCGGCCTCTGCCTCGCCGCGACGGGTGCCGTGACGGGACTGCTGTCCGGGACGTCGCCGATCACGCGCGCGCTGCGCCAGCTCGCCATCGGCTTCGGTGCCGCGGGCGTCACGTACGCGCTCGGACTCCTGTTCGGGACGTCGGTGGCGTGA
- a CDS encoding GNAT family N-acetyltransferase, with translation MTTTVDIDVHHDADNHRYEASVVVHGETRVVGVLRYERVDGVVTVPSTVVVPEYRGCGVAAALTAHVLDDVRAEHLLIRPECWYVAQWLDRHPEFADVVWSPDADQGTMG, from the coding sequence GTGACCACCACCGTCGACATCGACGTCCACCACGACGCGGACAACCACCGGTACGAGGCCTCGGTCGTCGTGCACGGCGAGACGCGGGTCGTCGGCGTCCTGCGCTACGAGCGCGTGGACGGCGTCGTCACCGTCCCCAGCACCGTCGTCGTCCCGGAGTACCGCGGCTGCGGCGTCGCGGCCGCGCTCACCGCCCACGTCCTCGACGACGTCCGGGCCGAGCACCTCCTCATCCGGCCCGAGTGCTGGTACGTCGCGCAGTGGCTCGACCGCCACCCCGAGTTCGCCGACGTCGTCTGGTCCCCCGACGCCGACCAGGGCACGATGGGCTGA
- a CDS encoding GNAT family N-acetyltransferase, which yields MIEPRTTRPTVTVRDDPARRVFLAVLDDGTEAGGAYYRRRDGVVTFTHTEVSPEFEGQGVGSALAVGALGAVREAGERVVALCPFIKAYIDRHPEQQDLLVDPS from the coding sequence ATGATCGAGCCCCGTACGACCCGACCGACCGTGACCGTCCGCGACGACCCGGCCCGCCGCGTCTTCCTCGCCGTGCTCGACGACGGCACCGAGGCGGGCGGCGCCTACTACCGCCGCCGGGACGGTGTCGTCACCTTCACCCACACGGAGGTGTCGCCCGAGTTCGAGGGGCAGGGCGTCGGCTCCGCCCTGGCCGTCGGTGCGCTCGGCGCCGTCCGGGAGGCCGGGGAGCGCGTCGTCGCGCTGTGCCCCTTCATCAAGGCGTACATCGACCGCCACCCCGAGCAGCAGGACCTCCTCGTCGATCCGTCGTGA